Proteins from a single region of Sphaerochaeta globosa str. Buddy:
- a CDS encoding carbohydrate ABC transporter permease yields MSNSYERTVKGIMYGVLVVFALMALYPLFFVLITSLKAPLEYVNNKLLMPQDVTLGNYFHVWVKGNMLKYFLNSCLLIPSALVLYLFVCITAGFAFGRLRFRLRFPLFLAVLFLMIFPQMLLSIQIFQVCRKLHLINNYLGLILVWVAYFGPFGTYIMTTYYATVPMEIVESARLDGTGIYRMLYYIMVPIAKPMIIIIVIIGTQSMWNELPFSLLLLQTEHLRTITQGLGMLQGQYGLDDTVLCASIVSASLVPLLLFVFFQRQITMGSYSGAVKG; encoded by the coding sequence ATGTCCAATAGCTATGAGAGAACCGTGAAAGGAATCATGTATGGTGTCTTGGTGGTGTTTGCCTTAATGGCTCTCTACCCCCTGTTTTTCGTGCTTATTACCAGCCTGAAAGCTCCTTTGGAGTATGTGAACAACAAGTTGCTCATGCCCCAAGACGTTACATTGGGCAACTACTTTCATGTTTGGGTAAAGGGAAACATGCTTAAGTATTTTCTCAATAGCTGCCTTTTGATTCCCTCCGCCTTGGTGTTGTATCTCTTTGTGTGCATCACTGCCGGCTTTGCATTCGGCCGCTTGCGTTTCCGCCTCCGCTTTCCCTTGTTCCTTGCTGTTTTGTTTCTCATGATTTTTCCCCAGATGTTGCTTTCGATCCAGATTTTCCAGGTCTGCCGGAAATTGCATCTGATCAATAATTATCTAGGGTTGATACTCGTATGGGTTGCATACTTTGGCCCCTTCGGCACCTATATCATGACAACCTATTATGCGACTGTCCCTATGGAAATTGTCGAGTCGGCAAGGCTCGACGGGACCGGGATCTACCGGATGTTGTATTACATCATGGTCCCCATCGCAAAACCGATGATTATCATTATCGTGATCATAGGCACCCAATCCATGTGGAATGAGCTCCCATTCTCTCTCTTGTTGCTGCAGACCGAGCACCTTAGGACCATTACGCAGGGGCTTGGTATGCTGCAGGGTCAATACGGGCTTGACGATACGGTATTGTGTGCTTCCATAGTGTCTGCTTCTCTGGTCCCCCTGCTTTTGTTTGTGTTTTTCCAACGGCAAATCACCATGGGTTCCTACAGTGGTGCGGTCAAGGGATGA
- a CDS encoding VOC family protein yields MPQLQDLVLGLQHIGIPTDDIQATIEFYQSLGFSVMHTNEHNHHKVAFLSLGNVVIETYENDQVAAKCGAIDHIALNVSDIKATHTVVRALGYQELEDGIQTLPFFSNGVSYFTIKGPNAEKVEFSQYL; encoded by the coding sequence ATGCCACAATTGCAGGATTTGGTTCTTGGTCTCCAACACATCGGTATCCCGACGGATGACATACAAGCAACCATTGAGTTCTATCAGAGCCTTGGATTCTCGGTCATGCATACCAATGAGCATAATCACCACAAGGTTGCATTTCTCTCATTGGGGAATGTAGTCATTGAAACGTATGAGAATGACCAGGTGGCGGCAAAATGTGGAGCCATCGACCATATAGCGCTGAACGTAAGCGATATCAAAGCAACCCACACCGTGGTCCGAGCCCTTGGGTACCAGGAACTTGAGGACGGCATCCAAACACTGCCTTTCTTCAGCAATGGAGTAAGCTACTTTACCATTAAGGGGCCGAATGCAGAAAAGGTAGAGTTCTCCCAGTACCTGTAA
- a CDS encoding ABC transporter substrate-binding protein, which produces MKIRSKVVCLLLLLIPSMMLWSAGTKEEASAKADGSAVITIWDFKYGDVQGVQPAMKKIDDLIMQKNPGLTIKHVGQPNDNYYQLVRAAVQAGEGPDIVMFHGGVQAYEFDDYTIAMDTYIKSWRPEISEFSWAYCSEGGDGSKPVHMAPLTTQGFGIYYNKALFKQAGLDPEKAPSDLDAFMAACEKLKKAGIVPMVAGLQGSPYTIDFLFRCFVANIYGSDVKDLGTGKQNFAGNAAFKRAAEIVQEMFKKGYIDPAGTSTPYFMDAANNFAAGKGAMFVGLLSDVCHWKVFGDALGTDGVGYFPTINFPQAPYKDQQVGQPAGIGYSVMKWSKNPEAAMKVVEGYARGEGNAIWMGMTGALSPNKNVDIKSLGYPLVAKILEKPFVLDFNTLLLNEDANGNFDRYCAQAFVSNEISIDKFIASAQGMLDNVRNAK; this is translated from the coding sequence ATGAAAATTCGTAGTAAGGTCGTATGTCTGCTTCTCTTGTTGATACCGTCCATGATGCTCTGGTCAGCCGGGACCAAGGAAGAAGCTTCAGCTAAGGCCGACGGTTCTGCCGTGATCACTATTTGGGATTTCAAATATGGTGATGTCCAAGGTGTCCAACCTGCAATGAAGAAAATCGACGATTTGATCATGCAGAAAAATCCCGGGCTTACCATCAAGCATGTCGGACAGCCGAACGACAACTATTATCAGCTGGTCCGTGCGGCCGTCCAGGCTGGAGAGGGACCGGATATCGTCATGTTCCACGGTGGTGTCCAAGCGTATGAGTTTGATGATTATACAATCGCCATGGATACGTATATCAAGTCATGGAGACCTGAGATTTCCGAATTCAGCTGGGCTTATTGCTCCGAGGGTGGAGACGGCTCAAAGCCGGTTCATATGGCTCCCCTGACTACCCAAGGCTTCGGTATCTATTACAACAAGGCCCTGTTCAAGCAGGCCGGCCTCGATCCTGAAAAGGCTCCGTCCGACCTCGACGCTTTCATGGCAGCCTGCGAGAAGCTCAAGAAAGCCGGTATTGTTCCCATGGTTGCTGGACTGCAGGGCAGCCCCTATACCATCGATTTCCTTTTCAGGTGCTTCGTTGCAAACATCTATGGCTCTGATGTGAAAGACCTGGGGACTGGAAAGCAAAACTTTGCGGGAAATGCCGCCTTCAAGCGAGCCGCCGAGATAGTACAGGAAATGTTCAAAAAGGGTTACATCGACCCTGCCGGTACTTCAACGCCCTATTTCATGGATGCAGCCAACAATTTTGCTGCAGGAAAAGGTGCAATGTTTGTTGGACTGCTCTCGGATGTCTGCCATTGGAAAGTATTCGGTGATGCACTGGGCACCGACGGTGTCGGGTATTTCCCGACCATCAATTTCCCCCAGGCACCGTACAAGGACCAACAGGTCGGTCAGCCTGCCGGTATCGGCTACAGTGTCATGAAGTGGTCAAAGAATCCTGAAGCTGCCATGAAGGTTGTTGAGGGCTATGCACGAGGTGAGGGGAATGCCATATGGATGGGCATGACCGGTGCTCTCTCTCCGAATAAGAATGTCGATATCAAGAGCTTGGGTTATCCACTCGTTGCAAAAATTCTTGAGAAACCGTTTGTTTTGGATTTCAACACTCTCTTGCTGAACGAAGATGCCAACGGCAATTTCGACCGATATTGCGCACAAGCATTCGTCTCCAACGAGATCAGCATCGACAAGTTCATCGCATCTGCACAAGGCATGCTGGACAACGTTCGGAATGCAAAATAA
- a CDS encoding LysE/ArgO family amino acid transporter → MELPFFTGMATGAGLIIAIGAQNAFVLTQGIRKQHRFLVALICSLCDALLIGCGVAGMGTFIEQSPRLLGFAAGMGALFLFVYGLKSLFSAFQTAQGLVQAEVKAVSRKQVILTTLAITLLNPHVYLDTVVLLGGISATFEGSGRYLFGAGALTMSFLWFFTLAYGSALLAPLFKKALTWRILNIAIFLVMWSIAFRLLAYTGIAQVFQRL, encoded by the coding sequence ATGGAACTACCTTTCTTTACCGGCATGGCAACCGGTGCCGGCCTGATCATTGCAATTGGAGCACAGAATGCCTTTGTACTTACCCAAGGAATTCGCAAGCAACATCGTTTTCTCGTTGCTCTAATCTGCTCGCTCTGTGATGCCTTGCTCATAGGCTGCGGTGTTGCAGGCATGGGAACGTTTATTGAACAATCTCCGAGACTGCTGGGCTTTGCCGCCGGTATGGGAGCCTTGTTTCTTTTCGTCTATGGCTTGAAGAGTCTCTTCTCTGCTTTCCAGACAGCACAAGGGTTGGTACAAGCCGAGGTCAAGGCCGTCAGTCGCAAGCAGGTCATTCTTACCACATTGGCGATTACCTTGTTGAATCCGCATGTATATCTGGATACGGTGGTTCTCTTAGGTGGCATAAGTGCAACCTTTGAGGGGAGTGGACGGTACCTCTTCGGCGCGGGTGCACTCACCATGTCCTTTCTCTGGTTTTTCACCTTGGCCTATGGTTCGGCTCTCCTTGCCCCCTTGTTCAAAAAAGCATTAACTTGGCGTATCCTTAACATTGCCATTTTCCTGGTGATGTGGAGCATCGCCTTTAGGCTGTTGGCTTATACCGGGATAGCACAAGTTTTTCAACGGCTATGA
- a CDS encoding alpha/beta hydrolase: protein METQKLTIEGIPALLWGKTSDVLILAIHGNKSNKADTPIRLLAEQAGKRGYQVLSFDLPQHGERSHETIPCKVDQCVGELKIILSYVKSRWTTLSLFANSMGAYFSLVAFSEAVFKQVLFLSPVVDMHYLISNVMSAFQITEDRLRTEQEIETPIGMTLYWDYYSYVKEHPITTWANPTAILYGELDEVSERATIDAFCSRFSASLEVVQACPHYLHTPEQLSRFTFWLEKQLKPLTGTGRTLPFLHSAP from the coding sequence ATGGAAACACAAAAACTTACCATTGAGGGCATCCCTGCGTTGCTCTGGGGGAAAACCTCTGACGTACTTATTTTGGCAATACATGGGAATAAATCCAACAAAGCCGACACACCCATTCGCTTACTTGCTGAACAAGCAGGCAAGAGAGGGTATCAGGTGCTGAGTTTCGACCTTCCCCAGCATGGTGAGCGAAGCCATGAAACGATTCCCTGCAAGGTTGATCAGTGTGTTGGGGAATTGAAGATCATTCTCTCGTATGTAAAATCCCGCTGGACAACGCTGTCTTTGTTTGCAAACAGCATGGGAGCCTATTTTAGTCTGGTAGCTTTTTCTGAAGCAGTCTTTAAACAGGTACTGTTTCTCAGCCCGGTTGTGGATATGCACTACCTGATCAGCAACGTGATGTCGGCATTTCAGATTACCGAGGACCGATTACGCACTGAACAGGAAATCGAAACACCGATTGGGATGACGCTGTATTGGGACTATTACTCGTACGTAAAGGAACATCCCATAACAACATGGGCGAATCCTACTGCAATCCTGTATGGAGAGCTGGATGAGGTGAGTGAGCGGGCAACCATCGATGCGTTCTGTTCACGCTTCTCTGCTTCCTTGGAAGTTGTACAAGCGTGTCCCCATTATTTGCATACCCCTGAACAGCTTAGTCGTTTTACGTTTTGGTTGGAAAAACAGCTGAAGCCCCTTACAGGTACTGGGAGAACTCTACCTTTTCTGCATTCGGCCCCTTAA
- a CDS encoding GyrI-like domain-containing protein produces MAFDFKKEEKAFYQPSQKPEIISIPLMQYLAVRGKGDPNQEDGEYQRSVENLYAVAYTLKMSKNGDHHMDGYFDYVVPPLEGLWYQEGIRGMDYSRKDLLHFTSLLRIPTFVQQQDVLWALAEVKRKKGLDCSSVEFLCLDEGLCVQVLHIGPFDTEPGTVAAMHAYLASQHYALDFSECRLHHEIYLSDPRKVAPESQKTVIRHPIAKR; encoded by the coding sequence ATGGCTTTTGATTTCAAGAAAGAGGAGAAGGCTTTCTATCAGCCTTCACAGAAACCGGAAATTATCAGCATCCCACTGATGCAGTACCTTGCGGTACGGGGAAAGGGTGATCCCAATCAAGAGGATGGGGAGTACCAGAGAAGTGTGGAAAACCTCTATGCAGTAGCCTATACGCTGAAAATGAGCAAGAACGGGGACCATCATATGGATGGATACTTCGACTATGTCGTACCTCCCTTGGAGGGTCTGTGGTACCAGGAAGGGATTCGTGGTATGGATTACTCGAGAAAGGATTTGCTGCACTTTACGTCCTTGCTCCGCATTCCTACTTTCGTACAGCAGCAGGATGTCCTTTGGGCTCTTGCTGAAGTGAAGAGAAAGAAAGGCCTTGACTGCAGCTCGGTGGAATTTTTGTGTCTGGACGAGGGTTTGTGTGTACAGGTTCTTCATATCGGACCTTTCGACACAGAACCCGGGACGGTTGCAGCTATGCATGCATATCTTGCATCCCAACACTATGCCTTGGATTTTTCCGAGTGTCGTCTCCACCATGAGATATATCTTTCCGATCCACGGAAAGTTGCACCTGAGAGCCAAAAGACTGTCATCCGCCATCCGATTGCAAAACGGTAG
- a CDS encoding LacI family DNA-binding transcriptional regulator → MKKVTIETVAQKVGVSAATVSYALSGKRKISQEVTERILKAVEELDYRPSITARNLASNKTWTVGLYASPTQNIREDYFFNNILAGVLDVLHVKKYQIHLYADYLHENNKNHPDLNLTQPIDGALIMNPRINDVYINHLKQRNIPYVVIGTPDERSDSFYVDADVTAGYYAIVNYLIKKGHRKIILVNGNVEYTQSEKRQIGYSMAYRDNGLSFSKDWIINVPMLEEQGYRVFMQTIQRIPDFTAVVTFNDTIAVGVLRALKESNLHVPSRVAVVSAGNTMITRIHAPAITSLDMGAYEIGSKAAELLVDVIEKRRIQPSHEIIQTRLVERESS, encoded by the coding sequence ATGAAAAAAGTAACCATTGAAACTGTTGCACAAAAGGTTGGTGTTTCTGCAGCAACTGTCTCATATGCTCTTTCGGGTAAAAGGAAGATCAGTCAGGAAGTGACAGAAAGGATTCTGAAAGCTGTTGAGGAATTGGACTACAGGCCCAGCATTACGGCACGCAACCTTGCGAGTAATAAGACTTGGACGGTGGGGTTGTATGCGTCTCCTACCCAAAATATTCGAGAGGACTACTTTTTCAACAACATCCTTGCAGGAGTGCTTGATGTGTTGCATGTCAAGAAATACCAGATCCATTTGTATGCAGACTACTTACATGAAAACAACAAGAACCACCCCGATCTGAACCTGACCCAGCCTATTGATGGTGCGCTGATTATGAATCCAAGAATCAATGATGTGTATATCAACCACCTCAAGCAAAGAAATATTCCGTATGTGGTCATCGGAACTCCTGATGAGCGTAGTGATTCTTTTTATGTTGATGCTGATGTAACGGCAGGTTATTATGCTATAGTCAATTATCTGATAAAGAAAGGGCATAGGAAAATTATTCTTGTAAACGGTAATGTGGAGTATACCCAGAGTGAAAAGCGTCAGATTGGGTACAGTATGGCGTATCGGGATAACGGGTTGAGTTTCTCCAAGGATTGGATCATCAATGTTCCCATGCTCGAGGAGCAAGGCTATCGTGTTTTCATGCAGACTATACAGAGAATTCCTGATTTCACTGCCGTTGTCACCTTCAACGATACCATAGCGGTGGGTGTTTTGCGAGCCTTGAAGGAGAGCAACCTCCATGTTCCTTCCAGGGTTGCGGTTGTGAGTGCAGGCAATACGATGATCACCAGAATTCATGCTCCTGCCATAACCAGTCTTGATATGGGAGCCTATGAGATAGGATCGAAGGCTGCAGAACTCCTGGTTGATGTAATTGAAAAAAGGCGGATTCAGCCTTCCCATGAGATTATCCAAACTCGCCTTGTCGAGCGGGAGAGCAGTTGA
- a CDS encoding carbohydrate ABC transporter permease has product MKNHSSIVKSEAMEPYLLIAPLLLLLLVFILYPVVANVYLSFFKWKGMGKATFIGLSNYRTMFKDETFWISIKNTLVLLLYIPLGVILPLLISALLREGLKGWSLFRAIIYLPNILGYVIMGMISSIMFRKLGPLNNVLIQLGLDSFALDWLSKPKLALNTLGLVYGVWLRLGFGCIFFLAAMSSIDESLYDAAKIDGALWWRTFWNVTIPSIRFSIEFWIVLSFIEILARAFPFIYTFSRGGPGFATFTLEYGIYNEGFVAFNMGYASTWASVLFVVCAVIACFQVALMRKNSDVQ; this is encoded by the coding sequence TTGAAAAACCATTCATCCATTGTGAAGAGCGAAGCTATGGAACCCTATCTGCTTATTGCACCGTTGCTTCTGCTCTTACTTGTATTCATACTCTATCCAGTGGTTGCCAATGTGTATCTGAGCTTTTTCAAGTGGAAAGGCATGGGTAAGGCGACATTCATCGGTTTGTCGAATTATCGAACCATGTTCAAGGATGAGACGTTCTGGATTTCCATCAAGAATACCTTGGTCTTGCTGCTCTATATTCCCTTGGGGGTCATCCTTCCCCTTCTCATTTCCGCACTCCTTCGGGAAGGGCTCAAGGGGTGGTCTCTTTTTAGGGCGATTATCTATCTCCCAAACATTCTTGGTTACGTAATTATGGGAATGATCTCCAGCATTATGTTCCGTAAGCTGGGGCCGCTGAACAATGTTCTGATACAGCTGGGTCTTGACTCATTTGCCCTCGATTGGCTGAGCAAGCCCAAGCTGGCTCTCAACACGCTCGGCTTGGTGTACGGTGTCTGGTTGCGGTTGGGTTTCGGCTGTATCTTCTTTCTCGCTGCGATGAGCAGTATCGATGAGTCGTTGTACGATGCGGCAAAAATCGATGGTGCTCTCTGGTGGCGTACGTTTTGGAATGTCACCATTCCCTCCATCCGCTTTTCGATTGAGTTCTGGATAGTCTTATCGTTCATAGAAATCCTGGCAAGGGCTTTCCCCTTCATTTACACGTTCTCACGGGGAGGTCCGGGCTTTGCCACCTTCACCTTGGAATATGGTATTTATAATGAAGGTTTTGTTGCTTTCAACATGGGCTATGCAAGTACCTGGGCAAGCGTTCTGTTCGTGGTTTGCGCAGTGATTGCATGCTTTCAGGTTGCCCTCATGAGGAAGAATTCAGATGTCCAATAG
- a CDS encoding helix-turn-helix transcriptional regulator, with amino-acid sequence MLLPPATVTLHRASVSDNVDKACQVLRIIGGSVQTSRMFQILYYLIANQTVTAGHLAEKLEVSTRTIYRDIERLSEAGIPVYSIAGRQGGLALVEGFTLDKVLLSHDERRTILSSLRSLDVTGEPGHEATLQKLNSLFGPMEEDWLEIDFSGWGPSELDNKKFELIKEAVIKCWVLQIAYCNSKGEEDTRTIEPLQLLYKAKAWYVKAYCRTNEGFRLFKLTRILSAKSLGRQFEKKSYPASESKQSVSYTDIILRFTRSMAYRVYDEFDSKYVCKEPEGSLLVSVSLPLDNWVVGYVLSFGSEVTVIEPAQLRQALLEQARRIGDLYKS; translated from the coding sequence ATGCTTCTTCCTCCTGCAACGGTAACCTTGCATAGGGCCAGTGTATCGGATAATGTTGACAAGGCTTGTCAAGTTTTAAGAATTATTGGAGGAAGCGTGCAAACATCCCGAATGTTTCAAATACTCTACTACCTTATTGCAAACCAAACGGTCACAGCAGGTCATTTGGCGGAGAAACTTGAGGTTTCGACCCGAACCATCTATCGCGACATTGAACGGCTCAGTGAAGCAGGTATACCTGTCTATTCCATTGCAGGGAGACAGGGAGGCCTAGCCTTGGTAGAAGGCTTTACGTTGGATAAGGTGTTGCTTTCCCACGATGAAAGAAGAACGATTCTTTCCTCCTTGAGAAGTCTGGATGTTACCGGTGAACCTGGACATGAGGCTACGCTACAAAAACTCAATTCCCTTTTTGGCCCCATGGAGGAGGACTGGCTGGAAATCGACTTTTCTGGATGGGGTCCTTCTGAACTGGACAACAAGAAGTTTGAACTCATTAAGGAAGCCGTCATCAAATGCTGGGTCCTCCAAATTGCCTATTGCAACAGCAAGGGCGAAGAGGATACGCGTACCATTGAACCGTTGCAATTGCTGTATAAAGCAAAGGCGTGGTATGTAAAGGCGTACTGTCGTACCAACGAAGGTTTTCGGCTCTTCAAACTCACCAGAATCCTCAGTGCCAAGAGTTTGGGCCGACAGTTTGAGAAGAAAAGCTATCCTGCAAGTGAGAGCAAACAATCTGTATCGTATACCGATATAATCCTGCGTTTTACCCGATCAATGGCGTACCGGGTGTACGATGAATTTGACAGCAAGTACGTATGCAAAGAACCAGAAGGCAGTCTTTTAGTTTCTGTAAGTCTTCCCTTGGACAACTGGGTGGTTGGCTATGTTCTCTCCTTTGGTTCGGAGGTGACCGTTATCGAACCAGCTCAGTTGCGTCAGGCACTTCTTGAACAAGCTAGAAGAATCGGCGACTTGTATAAAAGCTGA
- a CDS encoding alpha-xylosidase has translation MKQRNRFIFDMLDQDAPDAQRESIYRAGRPVSVHEQALSCVIDIPFIKQEMKNLFLHPAKPEELKKSEMLVRTYGPSIVRLTLHGGVSVASDADNPMFEWDPTLKQEALHSTQTNEGWEFLDSRGKIRMRINTKDESREIWSTLQPEPPQTFDAVVYPDGETSVPFMAYDDFFPTQSESFSLGFVERDGAVNRWVYSLHAKSNEKFVGTGERFSAMNLAGKTYVLENTDGLGVNSRRAYKNVPFYLSSEGYGLLIMTSAHVRLSLSDVSTRAAQAVVEDDDLDLFFIGGKTLERIVYNYRSITGFPRDVPFWSYGTWMSRMSYFSADETRLVVRKMREGGFPCDVIHIDTGWFEKDWKCEWEFSSTRFPYPEAYLKEMEEQGIKISLWQLPCIAKDTKHYATAQKNRYVAPRSEQVALGSNFSEVEFDGNIDFTNPDAVRWYQNLLAQLLKLGVSVIKTDFGEVIEEHAAYYGMPYRTLHNLYCLLYQKAAYEISEQIQGPGEAMIWARAGWIGCQRYPLHWSGDCACSWDGMAGSLRGGLHLGLSGFAFWSHDVPGFQGIPSFMNSRPSNDLYIRWTQMGVFTSHLRYHGTTAREPYEYAEVADLARAWLNLRYALIPYLAAEGRKATQSGYPVVRALIFHHQDDPVCWSIDDQFYCGDAFLVAPVMNSFGLRDVYLPSGQWVDFWTGEVLSGGVWLKHVSNSLALLPVFVKKDSVIPIYPELVQHTGQMEMQKIQELRFDETYTGFQNSLLGSLIQFDEK, from the coding sequence ATGAAACAAAGAAATCGTTTTATATTTGATATGTTGGATCAGGATGCCCCTGATGCACAAAGAGAATCGATTTACCGTGCAGGACGGCCTGTATCGGTGCATGAACAAGCGCTATCTTGTGTGATCGATATTCCGTTTATCAAACAGGAGATGAAGAACCTGTTTCTTCATCCTGCCAAACCGGAAGAATTAAAGAAATCTGAAATGCTTGTACGCACGTATGGACCATCCATTGTGCGCCTGACGCTGCATGGTGGCGTCAGTGTTGCCTCTGATGCGGATAATCCTATGTTTGAATGGGATCCAACACTGAAGCAAGAGGCGCTTCATTCGACTCAGACGAATGAGGGATGGGAGTTTCTCGATTCACGGGGCAAGATCCGGATGCGCATCAATACCAAGGATGAAAGCAGGGAAATCTGGAGCACGTTGCAGCCGGAACCTCCTCAGACCTTCGATGCCGTGGTGTATCCTGATGGTGAAACCTCAGTTCCTTTCATGGCCTACGACGATTTCTTCCCTACACAGTCAGAATCATTCAGTCTGGGGTTCGTTGAGCGGGATGGTGCTGTCAACCGATGGGTATATTCCCTGCACGCCAAATCGAATGAGAAGTTCGTCGGAACCGGAGAGCGGTTTTCTGCAATGAACCTGGCCGGCAAAACCTATGTATTGGAAAATACCGACGGGCTTGGGGTGAATAGCCGACGGGCATACAAGAATGTGCCGTTCTATCTCTCCAGCGAAGGGTATGGTCTGTTGATCATGACCTCGGCTCATGTTCGTCTTTCCCTATCTGATGTATCGACCCGTGCAGCCCAAGCGGTGGTTGAGGATGATGACTTGGATTTGTTCTTCATCGGAGGGAAAACGCTTGAGCGGATTGTGTACAACTATCGAAGCATAACGGGATTCCCCCGAGATGTTCCGTTCTGGTCCTATGGGACCTGGATGAGCCGGATGAGCTATTTTTCAGCAGATGAAACCCGGCTTGTGGTTAGGAAGATGCGTGAGGGAGGCTTTCCCTGTGATGTAATCCACATCGACACCGGCTGGTTTGAGAAGGATTGGAAATGTGAGTGGGAATTCAGCAGTACTCGATTTCCATACCCTGAAGCCTACCTGAAAGAGATGGAGGAGCAGGGTATCAAGATTAGTCTGTGGCAGCTTCCTTGCATTGCAAAGGATACCAAACACTATGCTACTGCTCAGAAGAATCGATATGTTGCACCAAGAAGTGAGCAAGTTGCTCTGGGTTCGAATTTTAGTGAAGTTGAATTTGACGGGAACATCGACTTTACCAATCCTGATGCCGTCCGTTGGTACCAAAACCTGCTTGCACAACTGTTGAAGCTCGGTGTTTCGGTAATAAAGACCGACTTTGGCGAGGTGATCGAGGAACATGCTGCATACTACGGCATGCCGTACCGAACGTTGCACAACCTGTATTGCTTGCTGTATCAGAAAGCTGCTTATGAAATTAGTGAGCAGATTCAGGGACCAGGTGAGGCTATGATTTGGGCGAGGGCGGGTTGGATTGGATGTCAGCGGTATCCTTTGCATTGGAGCGGTGACTGTGCCTGTTCCTGGGATGGTATGGCGGGTTCGCTGAGGGGTGGGTTGCATCTGGGACTCTCGGGCTTTGCGTTCTGGAGTCATGATGTGCCCGGTTTCCAGGGCATTCCCAGTTTCATGAACAGCCGGCCGAGCAATGATTTGTATATCCGATGGACCCAAATGGGTGTGTTCACTTCCCACCTGAGGTATCACGGGACCACGGCAAGGGAACCGTACGAATATGCTGAGGTTGCAGACCTTGCACGAGCGTGGCTGAATCTTCGGTATGCGCTGATTCCCTATCTCGCAGCAGAGGGAAGAAAGGCGACTCAAAGCGGATACCCTGTGGTACGTGCCTTGATTTTCCATCATCAGGACGATCCTGTGTGCTGGTCCATCGATGACCAGTTCTATTGCGGAGATGCCTTTTTGGTCGCTCCAGTAATGAACAGCTTTGGGCTTCGCGATGTCTATCTTCCTAGTGGGCAGTGGGTCGATTTCTGGACTGGGGAAGTGCTTTCCGGAGGAGTATGGCTGAAGCATGTTTCGAATTCACTGGCTTTATTGCCGGTGTTTGTAAAAAAGGATTCTGTAATTCCCATCTATCCTGAACTTGTTCAGCATACCGGCCAGATGGAGATGCAAAAAATACAGGAACTACGATTTGATGAGACGTATACAGGATTCCAGAACTCACTATTGGGCTCTCTGATTCAATTTGATGAAAAGTAA